The following proteins come from a genomic window of Nostoc sp. TCL26-01:
- a CDS encoding ABC transporter ATP-binding protein translates to MNVETSRHENSEDFTILELQELDVNYGGIQALKQINLTIKKGEVVTLIGANGAGKSTTLRAISKIVNPRHGQIIYSGRNITRRLSHEVVKLGIAHCPEGRRVLTKQTVLDNLLLGAYIRSHQAEIKADIQQQFELFPRLAQRHNQLAGTLSGGEQQMLAIARALMSRPQLLLLDEPSLGLAPAIVREIFSIIENLRATGVTILLVEQNATLALQIADRGYVLEAGAIKLTGAAADLINDERVKKAYLG, encoded by the coding sequence ATGAACGTAGAGACAAGCCGACATGAGAATAGCGAGGATTTTACAATTTTAGAACTTCAGGAACTTGATGTAAATTATGGTGGTATTCAAGCTCTAAAGCAGATTAATTTAACTATTAAAAAAGGTGAAGTAGTTACTTTAATTGGGGCAAATGGTGCAGGTAAAAGTACTACACTCCGAGCTATATCTAAAATAGTTAATCCTCGGCATGGGCAAATTATTTATAGTGGGCGAAATATTACTCGTCGTCTATCCCATGAGGTTGTCAAACTTGGCATTGCTCATTGCCCAGAAGGGCGGCGAGTACTGACTAAGCAAACGGTTTTAGATAATTTACTTTTGGGTGCTTATATTCGCTCTCATCAAGCCGAAATTAAAGCTGATATTCAACAACAATTTGAGTTATTTCCTCGGTTGGCACAAAGACACAATCAATTAGCAGGAACTCTCAGTGGCGGGGAACAACAAATGTTAGCGATCGCTCGTGCTTTAATGAGTAGACCACAACTTCTGCTTTTAGATGAACCTAGTTTAGGTTTAGCCCCTGCTATTGTGAGAGAAATCTTCTCCATTATTGAAAATCTCCGGGCTACGGGTGTAACTATTCTATTAGTCGAACAAAATGCTACTTTAGCTCTGCAAATTGCTGATAGAGGTTATGTTTTAGAAGCAGGTGCGATTAAGTTAACAGGTGCAGCTGCTGATTTAATTAACGATGAGCGAGTCAAAAAAGCTTATTTGGGTTAA
- a CDS encoding DUF4351 domain-containing protein gives MAKAADNGSKRLISLAPDVWVQWVTQLPEVVAKEILGSEFQWISRETDVLVKAYSPDLGDFLVLNELQLRYNAHMPLRMRAYTALAQERYRLPVYPVLINILPPPASVTVVNSYNQEFLGLRAIQDYRVINLWEVDAELVFQEPLPSLLPFVPILRGGGEASVVQRALQLLRADPQLNQLESLLAFFASFVLDTPLIQQIMRWDMAILRESPWYQEIFTEGEQSGLQQGIQQGIQQGIERGARRQIIQVLQIRFGEINQDINTKLAEKNIAQLENLMASALTVASLEEFQNIL, from the coding sequence GTGGCAAAAGCAGCAGATAATGGTAGCAAACGACTAATTAGTCTAGCTCCTGATGTGTGGGTACAATGGGTAACACAACTTCCCGAAGTTGTGGCAAAAGAAATTCTTGGTTCCGAATTTCAGTGGATTAGTCGTGAAACCGATGTTTTAGTCAAAGCATACAGCCCAGACCTGGGAGATTTTCTAGTACTTAACGAGTTGCAGTTACGTTATAATGCACATATGCCTCTCCGCATGAGAGCATATACTGCACTAGCCCAAGAGCGATATCGATTACCAGTTTACCCAGTCCTCATCAATATCTTGCCACCCCCAGCCAGCGTAACTGTAGTCAATAGTTACAACCAGGAATTTTTAGGATTACGAGCAATTCAAGATTATCGCGTGATTAATTTGTGGGAGGTAGATGCTGAGTTAGTGTTTCAAGAACCACTACCTTCATTACTACCATTTGTGCCTATATTGCGAGGCGGTGGTGAAGCATCAGTTGTTCAACGAGCATTACAACTACTACGAGCAGATCCCCAACTGAATCAGTTAGAATCATTGCTGGCATTTTTTGCTAGCTTTGTGTTAGACACACCTTTAATACAACAAATAATGAGGTGGGATATGGCTATATTACGAGAATCGCCTTGGTATCAAGAAATTTTTACTGAAGGTGAGCAAAGTGGACTACAGCAAGGAATTCAGCAAGGAATTCAGCAAGGAATAGAGAGAGGTGCGCGACGACAGATCATTCAAGTATTGCAAATACGCTTTGGTGAAATTAATCAAGATATAAACACAAAACTGGCAGAAAAAAATATAGCGCAATTGGAAAATCTGATGGCTAGTGCATTAACTGTTGCTTCTTTAGAGGAATTTCAGAATATTCTATAA
- a CDS encoding ABC transporter ATP-binding protein: MNPKQGKVILAANSLTRRFGGLVAVNNVSFAVNQHEIFGLIGPNGAGKTTLFNLITALIPPSSGELIYQGKTIAQLRPHQIAGLGIARTFQNIRLFGELSALENVIIARHLHTKSTIFTGVFGIPPAPQAESHSRQKALELLEMVGLSDRAEEKSRNFAYGDQRRLEIARALALEPQILLLDEPAAGMNPNEKQHLSQFIRDLRDRFNLTIILIEHHVPLVMGLCDRIAVLDFGQLIALGEPAVVRENPAVIEAYLGNE; encoded by the coding sequence ATGAACCCCAAGCAAGGTAAAGTTATCTTAGCAGCTAACTCTCTGACTCGCCGCTTTGGTGGTTTAGTTGCGGTAAATAATGTATCTTTTGCAGTCAATCAACATGAAATTTTTGGCTTGATTGGCCCGAATGGTGCGGGTAAAACTACATTATTTAATTTAATCACAGCTTTAATTCCTCCTTCCAGTGGAGAGTTAATCTATCAAGGTAAGACAATTGCTCAATTACGCCCTCATCAAATTGCTGGATTGGGTATTGCTCGTACCTTTCAAAATATTCGCTTGTTTGGGGAATTATCAGCCTTAGAAAATGTGATTATTGCCCGGCATTTACATACTAAAAGTACCATATTTACTGGAGTTTTCGGTATACCACCAGCACCGCAAGCAGAGTCTCACAGTAGACAAAAAGCTTTAGAATTATTAGAGATGGTAGGATTGAGCGATCGCGCTGAGGAAAAATCCCGCAACTTTGCTTACGGTGATCAACGTCGCTTAGAAATTGCTCGTGCTTTAGCTTTAGAACCGCAAATACTGCTACTCGACGAACCGGCGGCGGGGATGAATCCCAATGAAAAACAGCATTTGAGTCAATTTATTCGAGATTTACGCGATCGCTTTAATTTAACGATCATTTTGATTGAACATCACGTACCATTAGTGATGGGATTATGCGATCGCATTGCCGTATTGGATTTTGGTCAATTAATCGCCTTGGGTGAACCTGCTGTAGTCAGAGAGAATCCGGCGGTGATTGAAGCTTATCTAGGAAATGAATGA
- a CDS encoding branched-chain amino acid ABC transporter permease yields MAEFFSTYGSLIVSMVLGALLGLSLYLPLMAGQLSLASPGFYALGGYIAAILSTTVFKNSNNLFPIPLLLLEMLIAGFVSALLGIIVGIPALRLRGIYLAIATIAFVEVLRVLSLNLDITGGAVGIFGIPQPFPSQIEYLWIALPLLLISMVLFYRLERVRVGRAFTAIREDELAAGAMGINPTYYKVLAFTLGAILAGIVGAISAHFLNTWNARQGTFDASIIYLTFVLIGGSRTFLGSVVGGMVFTALPEVLRGIADTGGLPIWLAQFLRDGRLIIFGLLIVIGTIFFPQGLVTPDIFKIGRAKNR; encoded by the coding sequence ATGGCTGAATTTTTCTCTACCTATGGTTCCCTTATCGTCTCTATGGTATTGGGGGCATTACTGGGACTATCACTTTATTTACCACTGATGGCTGGACAATTATCTTTAGCTAGTCCGGGATTTTATGCTTTAGGTGGTTATATTGCAGCGATTTTATCAACAACAGTTTTTAAAAATAGCAATAATTTATTTCCCATTCCTCTGTTATTATTAGAAATGCTTATTGCTGGATTTGTTTCAGCTTTATTGGGAATAATAGTAGGAATTCCCGCCTTAAGATTACGAGGAATTTATTTAGCGATCGCCACCATTGCTTTCGTTGAAGTTTTACGGGTATTATCTCTCAATTTAGACATTACAGGCGGTGCTGTAGGTATATTTGGCATTCCTCAACCCTTCCCAAGCCAAATCGAATATTTATGGATTGCCTTACCATTACTACTAATTAGTATGGTGCTATTTTACCGCTTAGAACGTGTGCGAGTGGGTAGAGCATTTACTGCTATCCGTGAAGATGAATTAGCCGCAGGGGCAATGGGAATTAACCCTACTTACTACAAAGTTTTAGCATTTACCTTGGGAGCAATTCTTGCAGGTATTGTAGGTGCAATTAGCGCCCATTTTCTGAATACTTGGAATGCCCGTCAAGGCACATTTGATGCTAGTATTATTTACCTAACTTTCGTGTTAATTGGTGGTTCGAGAACTTTTTTAGGTTCGGTAGTTGGAGGGATGGTATTTACAGCTTTACCTGAAGTTCTCCGAGGTATAGCTGATACGGGTGGTTTACCTATTTGGTTGGCACAGTTTCTGCGAGATGGGAGGTTAATTATTTTTGGTTTATTGATAGTCATCGGTACTATTTTCTTCCCCCAAGGTTTAGTAACTCCAGATATTTTTAAAATAGGGAGGGCTAAAAATAGATGA
- a CDS encoding Uma2 family endonuclease, with product MTTVTKQRLTFAQFLDQCPEEGFYELVNGEVVEVCSTRNHDDVADFILFAFNNELRRLNLNYVVKNKVVLKTIAPENKEQGRKPDISVIDRDVWRSDRAAYAALAQPIQLAVEVTSTNWEDDYIDKLDEYARLGIPEYWIVDYLAIGDRKYLGTPKEPTVFVFSLNVNGKYERTSFKGSEQIISSTFPELMLTAEQILTA from the coding sequence ATGACAACAGTTACAAAACAAAGATTAACTTTTGCTCAGTTTCTTGATCAATGTCCAGAGGAAGGTTTTTATGAACTTGTGAATGGAGAAGTAGTAGAAGTGTGTTCTACCAGAAATCATGATGATGTCGCTGATTTTATTCTATTTGCTTTCAACAATGAACTTAGGCGACTAAATTTAAATTATGTCGTTAAAAATAAAGTAGTTTTAAAAACTATAGCTCCTGAAAACAAAGAACAAGGCCGCAAACCTGATATTAGTGTGATAGATAGGGATGTATGGCGGTCAGATCGTGCTGCTTATGCTGCACTTGCTCAACCGATTCAATTAGCAGTAGAAGTGACATCAACTAATTGGGAAGATGATTACATTGACAAGTTAGATGAATACGCAAGATTAGGTATTCCCGAATATTGGATTGTTGACTATTTAGCAATTGGTGACAGAAAATATTTAGGAACACCAAAGGAGCCGACTGTCTTTGTGTTTTCATTAAATGTAAATGGTAAATATGAACGCACATCTTTTAAAGGTTCTGAGCAAATCATATCGTCAACTTTTCCTGAATTAATGCTAACAGCAGAGCAAATATTAACAGCTTAA